TCAGAgcacagaggaggaagaggtggaAGGTGAAAGTGTGTGAGGAAGCCTCTGAACTGGTAGCTTTCTGCTCCCACTTcttgagcagctctcctgctacTGTTGCACTAGCAGGTGGCAGTTAGTGCCCACCTGCCTCAGGTGGGAGCTGAGTAACCTGCCActgccaggaggctggcaaAGACAGCAACCTCCTGGGGCCACAGACAGGTGCTCCAGGACCCATCTAATTCCTGAGATCTGATGCCTCTTCACTGTTGTTTTCCAGGAAGAACTGATCCCCCCCTCATTGGAATACAAGCTTTAGCTGCACAGAGGCCTGCAGCACTAACACAGTTCTAACCCTTACTGCATGTGAGGGCCATCCATTGGGGGAGGCCTCACAGCCCTTAAAAGAAACACATAAGTTACAAGATAATAACCTAACGTGGTGCTAGGATTATATAGAGAGAAGACAGATGTCTGGCTTTAAAGATGACATACCCAGAGCATTAACTTAAAAATTCCTGTCAAGTACTTGTTTTGCTCACTCTGCTAGGATTTATTTTCAGATTCACACCCAAGAACAGCATACAACCAAAACTGGAAACCTTCAGTGGTGCTGCCACATGGTGCTGTGGCTTTCAGAGGGATCAGACTCTTCATGCAATGtctgctgtgcagggtgatgaaACCCATGCTCACTGCATTCTATTAAAGCCAGATCTGTTCAGTTACTGAGTGGCTGCTGCTAGATTTGTACCAGAGCTGGGCCAGCACTGAACAGTGtgaaggggggaggaagagttGTGTGGATGCTCAAGAGAAAGTCAGGGTAGGGCCAGGAGAGGGTATTGCTTTCTCTAGGAACAGGAGTGACCTTAGCTCTTGAGGCAAGTTTCTGAAAGGTAACCAGGCAGCTCTGTATCACTTACATTGGGCTGTATCTGCAACACTCTGCTTGACACAGCCTGAGTCTCAGGAAGGCTGATGGCTACAGGCCGCCCATACAGGAACCCACAGACCTTGTCCAGCCACCCACAGCAAATGGACTCGTGCAGAACTGCTTTACCAGGTTCCCTTGCAGAACTCCAAGCCAGGACCAGTGGGTCTCTCCTGGCTTCCCAGAGCCATGTGGAAatgctgtgctgcctttccAGAGGGCAGATCAGTAGTTTGTTGCTTTTCCAGTTAGAACCTCATCTCTGTACCCTGGGGGCAGAGGTCTGGAAGACACAGCCATAGGTGTCCCTGCAGTGATCTCTATGAGGTTGTAAAGTAGCTGGTTACTTATTCCCTGCATTTTGTCTCCTTAAAGAAACTACACCTTTACAACAGGAACTGTTAACCCTttgggaaaaagaagggaaaagccacagcctcccccacaAATAAGTTTGATTAATGGGGCCAAATTAACTGAGCAATCAATCAGAGTTCAGATCAGACCACCTAATCAGAAGGCAACTCTGCCCCCTCCCTACTAATTTGGTAATAAACAGGACCactgggaaggaaagggagtgACAAGGTGGCCAGATTGCCAATTCTCAGTGGTCATCTCCCTGCACAAATGAGAATGTCATGTTAAAAATTGACCCAGTTAATATTTATTACGTTGACCAGGGGAAAGCAGTTAATGGAGCAAGTCAGTATTGACAGAGTTGTGCTGCAACTTGAGAGTTTGTCTCTTGGCCACATCAATGATTTACCTATGGAAGCCTGAAAGTATTTTCCAGCAGTGACACTGCCTGGGATGATCACTATGCCCAACAAGCTCTTCTCGTACCTGTACTGGACTGCAGAGCGGTGGCACCTGCAGGGCTTGTCAGCTTCCACCCAGGAGGGTTCATTTCATGCAGCATCGTTTAAGGCAGTGGTTGCAGGCCGGCCCTACCCAGGGCTGAGAGTCATATCAGCGCTGGGAGCGGCCTGAGCGAGCATCACCAGCCCTCCCTTCAGCTGAGCAGGCGCGTTCCAAGCACCCGCTGCAGAGCAGCGGCGGCCCTGGAGTCCCAGCACAAAGACGGCTGCTAGAGCCAGGAGGTCCCAGCATGTCACCATGACAAGGAGCGACTGTCTCTCTGTTATGGGCTCTCATCTGACTGCAACTTCCTAGAGACTGGCATTTCAATTAAATCCTAAACCCCAGACCTGATCCTGGCTCATTCAGACAGCACAGTGACCAGAAGCCAGCGCGGCAGAGGGCCCGGCCTcgtggggggggggctggctggTGTCCCCCGGGGCGCGGGTCCCGCTCAGTCGGATAGGCTCTCCGAGAAGGCCGACTTGGACTTCTGTGTCTGCTCCAGCCGGTTCAGGATGAACTGGCTGGTGTCGATGAAGCGCTCCACGCAGTTCACGAAGCACGTCTCGGCCCGGCTGTCCAGCTTCGGACCCGGCTTGTCCATGCACTTCTCCTGCACACAGCGGGGGACCCATTGGTCCCTGGACCACCGCGGCCCGACACCCCCGTTCCACCCCGCATATAGAGACTGTGCCTCATGGGTTCCTCCAGCCCTCGGGCATCACCCCCCCGCCTCGGTAACCTCATACTCTTGGGGACACCTAGGCCCCACCCGCCCGCGGCCGTCGGCAACCGGcgctccccccctctccctcccgtTCCGGAGAGCCCTCCCCCGAGGCTCAATGGGGCTGGGAACGCTCGCACGGCCGCTCCATTTtgtcctccctcttctccctggggACAAGGGTCAGCGCGGCGTATCTGCCTGCCCCACCACCGCGGCTCGCCGCCCGCACTCCCTCCCGCCGGCGCGGTCACCGGAGCCGGCACCTCCCGCCCGCCTCCCGCGGGCCGCCCATACCCAGCAGAGCTCGGTCATCTGGTGCACTAGCTGCTGGAAGCGCTGCTTCTGCGTCTCCACCTCGATGAAGCGCTGGAGCTGGGGGTCAGCGCCGCCCAGCCCGGCGGCGGACGGCGCGTCCATCGCGGTACCGGTGCCGCCGCGACCTTCACGTGCCGCGCTGCGCCGCCGCCGCGCACGCGCCGCGCCCGCCCCTTCCGCGTGCGCTGCGCACGCTCGCTCGATCCCCGCCCGTCGGGAGCCCCCTGCCGGACGGGCGGACCGGCAGCCGGCGAGGTGTCGGGAACCGTTTATTGCGCGCGGGCCCGGCGGGCGGCCCGGCGGGGGCGCTCGGCGGGGCCGTCAGGGGCTCCGCCTCTGTCCTTGGCCGTGAGGGGCTCTGTCCGGTCACAGGAGCTGCGATGGCAGCCGTGAGGACCCTACGAGGTCCCTGCTTGCCCACGAGGCGGCTGGTGCCGTGTCCATGACAGTGGTGTCGAGGTGCGGTGCGCAGGTCCGCAGGGCAGCGCCGGCCCAGTAGTGCCAGCCACCGGCACCAGGCAGGTGTCACAGGCCAGGCCGGCCCGGCTCGGGGTCAGGGCTCGTCGTCCATGACGTCCAGGATGCTGCCCAGCAGCGCAGTGAAGGTGGGGCGCTCCTCAGCCTTCTGCCGTGCGAGAGAGGGGAGCCGCGCTGGAGCCGGCCGgccctgccgccgccgcggAGCCGTGCCAGCCCCACGCAGGGCGACCGCGGGGGCTCACCCAGGGTGAGAGCGGCTTACCTCATGCCAGCAGCTGTACATGATGGCGTACACCCGCTCCGACGCCTGCTGCGGGCGGTAGAGGCGCAGACCTTGGATGACGTGCTCGGTTGTTTCGCTGTTGTTAAACCTCTCGTAGGGCATCTTTCCCAGAGAGTAAACTTCCCACATCAGAACGCCTGttggggacagggcagggacagctcatgGCACGGGAGCGCCTCTGCCTGAAGCTGGCTTGCGGAGTCGCTGACTGTGGATGGGGCACCCTCTCTTCCTGAGCTCCCCCGCATTAGTGCTGTGCTCTTACCAAAAGCCCAGACGTCGGACTTGCTGCTG
This sequence is a window from Dryobates pubescens isolate bDryPub1 chromosome 18, bDryPub1.pri, whole genome shotgun sequence. Protein-coding genes within it:
- the TIMM8A gene encoding mitochondrial import inner membrane translocase subunit Tim8 A, translating into MDAPSAAGLGGADPQLQRFIEVETQKQRFQQLVHQMTELCWEKCMDKPGPKLDSRAETCFVNCVERFIDTSQFILNRLEQTQKSKSAFSESLSD